The genomic stretch ATGTTTTGGAACTCAGCTGAACAAATTTGTAGATGCATACATGAAATTGTAAAACTTGCCTTAATAGATCGTTCATCaacattcttttaaataaatagatGCAAGGGATATAGGCACATAATGTGTAGCACCCAACTTTTGacacacgtgtgtgcgtgcacacacacaaacaacagcatTTTCAGGAGCTAAACACTGTCTTTCCATGGAAATAACTCCTTGATGTCCCACATCTGAGAAGGCAACAAAGGATTGCATGGTTGCAAGTGCAGGCGGCTGTCACCTCTGATGTCTATACACTTCTCCATATTAGTGTTATGTATAAGTCCAGTGGCCTGTAACAGAGATTATGATTTACTTTAAATATTCTTGaacattctttaaaatactGATAAACCAGAAAGTCTTATACAGTGGTCTAATCTAATGCAGCTAATAGTTTTATGTGTACAAACTATAAACAAATGTATGTGTCCTCCCAGACTATAAAAGATGTACATTGTCACCATCACATACAAAACAATCCAAAACAAGGGGGACAATTTACAAAATCAGATAATTGATTGCTGAAGAAAAGGTGTAGGAAAAGCATGTAAGACATTCCAGATTCTTACAAAAACAGATTGttcaatataataataatgatgatgatgatgatgatgatgataaaatatatatgatttatatagcactttacaccaccatcaaaggcaggctcaaagtgctttacaaaaataacgCCATCAGTACATATGTGGTCTGCAGACTTGCCATTGCATAAAATCTTTgaaagtcaataaagttctgatTTTAAGAAAGTAGTTGAGAGTTAGTACCATGTCTTTTATGGACGCTTAACTGTCAATCTTTGGTGGAGtggcttaacttttgcagacagaaacatgGTTCCATAATGACAACTCTTGTTAAAGCATCACACTAacggtcacaaactagtttcagagaCATGCACAATATAAGATATCAGATCTGCGTTTATTGTGCACGAAGTttgctgtgacagctcaccATCAAAATTTTAGCGAGCAATTGTCGAAATTGAATCAGTCTGAAATTGATCCCTgctgatgcacagatctaaatGTAagttatggcaagatggcgTTGACATGtcagtataaataaaatgtagggaaaaaaaagaagaaaagtggcgcagacagaaaattaaatccaggaatataTGAAATTACATTATAGATGCACAGATCACTATTGCACACAAAACTCCACTCAgattaatacaaaaaaagacaaaagtaatGGAGAGTTAATCCCCTCTACACAACTACGGGAAAGGACATCAGtctaaaaaatattcaataactTAACGAAAAAGACCTCACTAACACAGATGTAgaataaagaatacaaaatttatacacagaaatataggagatatatatatatacacacaaaacatcacctacaaaaaatattaaatgttaaaagagATGTCACCAAAACCACAGCCATTACCCCTCCATagtaaaaagattttcaaaatcaAGAAAGAACTACAAGATAGATTCATTATTTCATTCAACATACTTCATCCCATCTCCAAGGCCCTGTGGGTTGGACATCACATTGCCTCAGGTGGAGTGTGCCTGAATCCAGACTTTTAATGCACCACTCTCCCATAGCAATTTGTCCTTTTGTGTTCAGTCTGTATATCTGCAAATAAGAAGATTCACGGAACTGAAAACATTTGACAAATCTTATCTTTAATTCAAGATACTGTACAAACAACATACATATAtgaatgcatacacatacacaaaaaattttaaatctctttCGTTTTATTAAGTTATTTAACACACTACATTTCTCTCTTATCTTCTGAGCAAATAACCTTAAATAAAGCAACTTACCTGGTTGCCACCACCGCTGTTACAGTAATAGACACCCACTGGGCCACCTCCTACACCCTCTCCCATGGTGTCCCAGCAACGATTCCCTTGTTTCTCTTTAAACTGAATACGATATGAGaatacaaaccaaaaaaaattattgagatATATATGTAACATATATACGTGTGTTCAACATgataagattttttaatatataaatttgaGGGGCTTTTTTGATGTggagaattttcttctttcaaaatatatatacacatgtgttTTTGATGTAACTGGTGatttgtttatatgtaaatgTGCGATCGAGTGATGGGGATGTAACGTTCCTGAGGAGTAAACTTCCTTCCACGCATTCCAAACAGATGCAGGAATAGTGCCAGCAGAAATATCGTGACCTTTACTCTTCACAGCTTGACTCTTACCTCTTCACATTCaacttgtctctctctcttttttttaaatgtcattttaacTATGATATATATTCTCTCTCCTTATCTTGTCTCAGCGCTGCCCCTCTATACCTCTCGGAAGGCTAAGCTTGCCACAATGCTCCTGTACAACTGGAGCAATTATGAGCTTTAACCCTAGCCAATCGCTACCGAGTATCCTCTCTCGCAATACCTCAGCAGGTCCCACCAAAAACTAGCAACAAACGCTGGCTGGCTTACCGGCCCTCtatacatgtttgtgtatgcgtgtggTATGCGTATTTGGtgagtttttttaatacaaGTGCCTGGAATAAGTTggggatttttttgtgtgtgattccTTTATTAACTGCCACTATTATGTACAACAACTAAATGTGCTGTAATGTACTGTTATGTGAATAaaggtttgaatttttttttaattggttatCGTATTTCAATTTGAgttataaaagtatttatatttttagtaaCATTTCACTAATATGTATCTCTCAACAAAGCTGTCTAACATAAATTCAAACTTCTTAAAATTCACGACAGATATGTGGGTACACTGAAaatctacaaagaaaataaaaatacattaaaagtgaaaaaaacccTGAAAGTTCCAAGCTTCAaccttgaaataaaatgttaactttaaaaaaaaaaatgtttaaatcacTTGCTGACCTGTCCCCAGGCTTTATTGGGCGGTGGTAAAGGATAAAGGTCATAGACCTCATAAGCAACATTATCCATAAACCACTTGAAGCTTTTACAATTGTGCTCCTTTTTGAAAAGCAGCTGTGTGCTGATGTTACCAATGGGGTAGCCTTGCACCATGGGTTCACGTATGTAGAAATATTCTCGAAACTCTTCAAGCCAGACTTCTACCACTCGCATGTAATTCTGTAGAAAGAGGttaataatacatgtatgaaAATAATATCGTTGGaaggaaaatgaataaaactgcagcagacattaaaacacaataataatgcTCACTCAAATATTcaataaagattattaaaaagaagaaaataaaataaataatgaaatgccATTTATGAATATTACATAAATTAATCATCCATAAAttacagagaaaatatattATCACTTAACCCATATACCTCTAGTACTTCTAGTATTGCAATAATCAACTTCACACCAATCTACCAGTCTACCAATCAAACGTAGCTGTTCAACGGTAGTCTTATTATTTTCGGGCTGTCCTCTTATTATCAACGGCAATAAAAAGCAACCTAGACTACATGGTGAAACAAAATCCTTAGGCCCCTTAAAGATAGACCCAGATGTCTGTGATAGAACTCAGGAAAGTTAAATTTCTGGATACCTCCCAAGTTTATAACCTAAAACTACCCTTTCCCCTAATCAAAGCATAAACTATAGGTTATTCAATTCCACCCAGATGATATCATTTGAAAGTTGAttacagataaaaaagaaggctgtaatttgtttttttaaaaaaactgaaagtctCTGTCAGATgaatcaaaaaaattattagatgTCAAGAGAAGGAAGGCTCTTGGTGCTCCTACTTACAATACTAATGATGGGTATTTTATGTGCAATTGTGCCAGTGCTATATGGCATGAAGTTGCGATAGATGTGACCAACACGGGAACAAGGAACCCATTCTATGCTGCCTCCACATTGCCAGATCTGAAAATAACAGACTTGACATCTTTACTCATATCCGAAAATCAtaaatttattgcaaaaaaactttaaaaatgataaaatgtgaCAAATCCATGAGAACAAACTCATGATTCAAAAACTTACTTTGAAAGACAATTCAAAGTTTTCTCCACCCCATATCTGGAGGCCTGGATCATAACCCCCTAGCTCAAAGAAGTAAGATTTGTCCATTGCAAACAAACCACCAGCATGAGTGGGAGAtctagcaaaacaaaaatggcagTTTGTAACTGTGCTTGCTTCTTTCAAACATTCTTTTCCTGATGGCTGCATAGCAGCTGAcaacagaaacataaaacaagaaaaaggaatctagcaaaaataaaaagcaatcaATAATCCATAAATATGCAGGCTTTTTTAAcaggtgaaaaaataaaaaagcaatcaataatacataataatacaataatgcATCTTTTTATaatatgtgaaataaataaaatgagaacaCCATCCATGGGGAGATTAATGTTCCATGTTACGAGTTTGTTTATTGTCACCAATAAATGATGCCAGCATGAAACTGTTTTAACTGCTTTACTCATGGGTATGACTTGTGCATAGGAGGTGTTGGTGGACCAAATAATTACTTATATTTCTACAAAAGCAGAAATTACCTATATGGTTCACTTTCATACTTTCTTCTGGCCAACTCTTTTTTGGGTACTTGGCTTTCCTTGTACAGAAAGCCCCATTCAAATATACCACGGTGATGAACTGTAGAATACACAGATCTGTATTCAAAATTGTCCAAGTCAATGCCATCCACAATGGGGACTGCCATGATCTtcctaaattaaaaaagttattaGTTAAAACAAGCCCAGTTAAAAAGATACTTGGAGCATCTGCGttatttttaatcagaaatCAATATTTTGCCCCTATTCAAAACCATATCAAAACCATATAAATTCTTTTACAACTTTATTACATTATGGAAGCAACTGGTGATGTTATCTATCACTTTAATCCTTCTTGGTACACCATGTGTTGAGTAGGTTTGGACTAGAGCAAGAGATAGGCAGACTCTCCGGCATTTAAACAGCAGGAATGGCTACCATAACACCACCTTATAGGTCAGACTAGGGTTAAGCAAGCCAAGTTAGAGGTGACCAGCCATGCAAGGTTAAGAGAAGGTGTAAAAGCATTATGGTACAATAGCTCTTTCAAGCAGAAACTGCAACTGAGAGATGTCTGCAGTTAAGTTGAAAATGTTATAGAATGTATGTACTAGAAGGGCTGgtgaaaacagataaacata from Pomacea canaliculata isolate SZHN2017 linkage group LG8, ASM307304v1, whole genome shotgun sequence encodes the following:
- the LOC112569746 gene encoding N-acetylgalactosaminyltransferase 7-like, with the translated sequence MGKPVYTISEEKHKANLMIQQYGFNMVNSDKIAMNRTIPDTRLEECKYWHYPTDLPTASVILVFHNEGFTTLVRTVHSVINTSPSHLLKEVIMVDDYSSKENLKQELEDYLQQFKGKVKLYRNEQREGLIRTRTRGAELATGDVIVFLDAHCECNRNWLPPLLARIRYDRKIMAVPIVDGIDLDNFEYRSVYSTVHHRGIFEWGFLYKESQVPKKELARRKYESEPYRSPTHAGGLFAMDKSYFFELGGYDPGLQIWGGENFELSFKIWQCGGSIEWVPCSRVGHIYRNFMPYSTGTIAHKIPIISINYMRVVEVWLEEFREYFYIREPMVQGYPIGNISTQLLFKKEHNCKSFKWFMDNVAYEVYDLYPLPPPNKAWGQFKEKQGNRCWDTMGEGVGGGPVGVYYCNSGGGNQIYRLNTKGQIAMGEWCIKSLDSGTLHLRQCDVQPTGPWRWDEATGLIHNTNMEKCIDIRGDSRLHLQPCNPLLPSQMWDIKELFPWKDSV